One Deltaproteobacteria bacterium genomic region harbors:
- a CDS encoding GNAT family N-acetyltransferase: protein MAQDEKTDLCEQIEKTYPEKFVSEEILFSHIHRGDRIFISTACSEPQYLVRALIQFVESNPKAFFDAEILHVWTLGVTPYMEEKFKENFRYNSFFVGNNAREAVNRGLADYTPIFLSRVPDLFYRGFVPINVALIQTSPPDIHGYMSLGISVDIVKAAVENASLVITQVNRHMPRAHGDGFIHIQDVDFIVCRDEPLLEYEAIAPDEVARQIGKYVARLVQDGDTIQVGYGSLPNAILSHFNQKKHLGVHTELLTDGLVELIKLGAIDNSRKTLNRGKTVATFCMGHRKTYEFLEDNPSIEFRTIDYTNNPLTISRQKNMTAINSALEIDLTGQVTAESLGKTFYSGIGGQADFMRGAVLAPGGKSILAIQSTAEWGKVSRIVPFLREGAGVTLIRGDVQYVVTEYGIAFLHGKNIRERAMALISIAHPDFRPWLIEKAKEANLIYRDQAFIPGKRGEYPEYLESMRTTANGLQLFLRPVKISDEPLIKDFFYSLSDQTLKRRFMSFRQDMPHERLQEFVIIDYTTEMFIVACLKEGEVERIVGLGQYYITETNHTAEVAFVTRDEYQGQGIGRELLAYLTYLAKREGLLGFTAEVLMENRAMLHLFETMGFDIQKQNEQGVYQLKLTFRGT from the coding sequence GGGGGATCGTATTTTTATAAGCACGGCCTGTAGTGAACCCCAATATCTGGTTCGGGCCTTGATCCAATTTGTCGAATCGAACCCCAAGGCCTTCTTCGACGCGGAAATCCTCCATGTCTGGACATTGGGAGTCACCCCCTATATGGAGGAAAAGTTTAAAGAAAATTTTCGATACAACTCTTTCTTCGTAGGAAATAATGCCCGGGAGGCGGTGAACCGGGGACTGGCTGACTATACCCCCATTTTTTTATCCAGGGTACCGGATTTATTTTATCGGGGGTTTGTGCCGATTAATGTAGCCTTGATCCAAACGTCTCCACCGGATATCCATGGCTATATGAGCCTGGGGATCAGCGTGGATATCGTCAAGGCGGCGGTGGAAAATGCCTCCCTGGTCATTACCCAGGTCAACCGTCATATGCCCCGGGCCCATGGGGACGGATTTATTCATATCCAAGACGTGGATTTCATCGTCTGCCGGGATGAACCCCTTTTGGAATACGAAGCCATCGCCCCTGATGAAGTGGCCCGCCAGATCGGAAAGTATGTGGCCCGCCTGGTCCAGGACGGTGATACCATTCAGGTCGGATATGGGAGTCTGCCCAATGCGATTTTGAGCCACTTTAATCAAAAGAAACACCTGGGGGTACACACCGAGTTGTTGACCGACGGCCTGGTGGAATTGATTAAACTGGGGGCCATCGACAACAGCCGCAAGACCCTGAATCGGGGTAAAACCGTGGCCACCTTCTGCATGGGCCATCGGAAGACCTACGAGTTCCTCGAGGATAACCCCAGCATCGAGTTCCGGACCATAGACTATACCAATAACCCCCTGACCATCTCCAGGCAAAAAAATATGACCGCCATTAACAGCGCCCTGGAGATCGATCTGACCGGGCAGGTGACCGCCGAGTCCCTGGGCAAGACCTTTTACAGCGGGATCGGGGGGCAGGCCGATTTCATGCGAGGGGCTGTTTTGGCCCCGGGCGGTAAAAGCATTCTGGCCATCCAATCCACCGCCGAGTGGGGGAAGGTTTCCCGAATCGTTCCCTTCCTTCGGGAGGGCGCCGGCGTTACCCTTATCCGGGGAGACGTCCAATACGTGGTGACGGAATACGGCATCGCTTTTCTCCATGGAAAGAACATACGGGAACGGGCCATGGCCTTGATTTCCATTGCCCATCCTGATTTCCGCCCCTGGCTGATTGAGAAAGCCAAAGAGGCCAATCTCATTTACCGGGACCAGGCCTTTATCCCGGGGAAAAGGGGAGAATATCCGGAATATCTGGAGAGCATGCGGACCACGGCGAACGGTCTGCAACTCTTTCTGCGGCCGGTAAAAATCAGCGACGAGCCCCTGATAAAAGATTTTTTCTATTCCCTTTCCGACCAGACCCTGAAGCGCAGATTCATGTCTTTCCGCCAGGATATGCCCCACGAAAGGTTGCAGGAATTTGTCATCATCGATTATACAACGGAAATGTTTATTGTGGCTTGCCTCAAAGAAGGGGAAGTGGAAAGAATCGTCGGTTTGGGGCAATATTATATCACCGAGACCAACCATACGGCGGAAGTCGCTTTTGTGACCCGTGATGAGTATCAGGGCCAGGGTATCGGCAGGGAACTCCTGGCCTATTTAACCTATTTAGCCAAGCGGGAAGGACTCTTAGGTTTTACCGCCGAGGTCCTGATGGAAAATAGAGCGATGCTCCATTTATTCGAGACCATGGGTTTTGACATACAAAAACAAAATGAGCAAGGGGTCTATCAACTGAAGCTGACTTTTCGGGGAACCTGA